Proteins found in one Zea mays cultivar B73 chromosome 1, Zm-B73-REFERENCE-NAM-5.0, whole genome shotgun sequence genomic segment:
- the LOC100282223 gene encoding RNA-binding protein CP29B, chloroplastic, producing MAATLFSTSLLPQFLSLSAKPAAAAPSAAAFPSGLPQLHALSAAAVGFRPLEPVRAAATAAVTEELEAEGRSGGDEFSDDLRVFVGNLPFSVDSAQLAGLFEQAGSVEMVEVIYDKLTGRSRGFGFVTMSSVEEVEVAVDQFNGYVLDGRSLRVNSGPPPPRDRSSPSPQRPRGDANRVYVGNLSWGVDNSALANLFSEQGEVLEARIIYDRESGRSRGFGFVTYGSAEEVENAISNLDGADLDGRQIRVTVAESKPPRQQY from the exons ATGGCGGCCACGCTATTCTCCACCTCCCTCTTGCCCCAGTTCCTCTCCCTCTCCGCtaagcccgccgccgccgccccgtccGCCGCCGCCTTCCCATCGGGGCTGCCGCAGCTCCACGCGCTGTCCGCCGCGGCGGTGGGCTTTAGGCCGCTCGAGCCCGTGCGAGCGGCCGCGACCGCGGCCGTGACGGAGGAGCTCGAGGCGGAGGGGCGTTCGGGCGGGGACGAGTTTTCAGATGATCTCAGGGTCTTCGTCGGTAACCTTCCGTTCAGCGTCGACAGCGCCCAGCTCGCGGGACTTTTCGAGCAGGCCGGCTCCGTCGAGATGGTCGAG GTTATCTATGACAAATTGACGGGAAGAAGCCGTGGATTCGGGTTTGTGACCATGTCTTCGGTCGAAGAGGTTGAGGTGGCTGTTGACCAATTTAATGGCTAT GTGCTTGATGGAAGAAGTTTGAGGGTGAACTCTGGGCCGCCACCACCCAGAGATCGGTCATCACCGTCACCGCAAAGACCCAGGGGTGATGCCAACAGGGTCTACGTGGGTAACCTTTCCTGGGGAGTTGACAATTCAGCTCTCGCAAACCTGTTCAGTGAGCAAGGTGAGGTACTGGAAGCAAGGATCATCTATGACAGGGAGAGTGGAAGGTCAAGGGGGTTTGGTTTTGTCACGTACGGTTCCGCCGAAGAGGTTGAGAATGCAATATCTAATCTCGATGGCGCT GACTTGGACGGCAGACAGATCCGTGTTACGGTAGCAGAGTCGAAGCCACCTAGGCAGCAATACTGA